A stretch of the Lactuca sativa cultivar Salinas chromosome 9, Lsat_Salinas_v11, whole genome shotgun sequence genome encodes the following:
- the LOC111891657 gene encoding tropinone reductase homolog At5g06060 gives MATAAPFSGPIGNSRWSLAGMTAVVTGGTLGIGYAVVEELAELGAEVHTCSRTESVLNQRLQEWSDKGFKVTGSVCDLSSRPQREQFVEKVTTLFGGKLNILINNVGTNIFKNTLEFTPEEYSMIMATNLESCYHMCQLTHPLLKASGAGNIVFISSVMGLVHTPFGSIYSATKGAMNQLAKNLACEWAKDNIRSNSVAPWATKTPLAQHIIEKEEFLEAMASRTPLKRVAEPNEVSSLVAFLCLPAASYITGQTIAVDGGFTVNGFP, from the exons ATGGCGACTGCAGCACCTTTCTCTGGTCCAATCGGAAATTCCAGATGGTCACTAGCCGGAATGACTGCTGTCGTCACCGGTGGTACACTTGGGATCGGCTATGCTGTGGTGGAGGAACTGGCGGAGTTAGGAGCAGAAGTGCACACCTGCTCACGTACTGAGTCTGTACTTAACCAACGCTTACAAGAATGGTCCGACAAGGGCTTTAAGGTCACTGGATCCGTCTGCGACTTATCTTCTCGTCCCCAACGGGAACAGTTTGTGGAAAAAGTTACAACACTTTTTGGTGGCAAGCTCAACATCCTA ATCAACAATGTTGGgacaaatatatttaaaaatacgTTAGAGTTTACCCCAGAAGAGTATTCCATGATCATGGCTACCAATTTGGAGTCTTGTTACCATATGTGTCAACTTACACATCCTCTTTTAAAAGCTTCTGGAGCTGGAAACATTGTGTTCATTTCATCTGTTATGGGTCTGGTTCATACACCTTTTGGATCCATTTACAGTGCCACCAAAG GTGCAATGAATCAGCTTGCAAAGAATTTAGCATGTGAATGGGCTAAAGATAACATTCGGTCTAATAGTGTAGCACCATGGGCCACTAAAACCCCACTCGCCCAACAT ATTATTGAAAAAGAGGAGTTTTTGGAAGCTATGGCATCTAGAACTCCTCTGAAACGTGTTGCAGAACCAAATGAAGTTTCATCTCTTGTAGCGTTCCTTTGCCTACCTGCTGCTTCTTACATCACTGGCCAAACCATTGCTGTTGATGGTGGATTTACGGTTAATGGATTCCCGTAA